A region from the Actinoplanes sp. OR16 genome encodes:
- a CDS encoding ribose-phosphate pyrophosphokinase: MRDIAVFTGSAHPELAAEICEHLAVPLMPTRISRFANDCIEVQLQGNCRERDVFLIQPLSPPTQEHLAELLFMIDAARGASAGRITVVLPHYAYARSDKKDEPRISIGGRLVADLLTTAGADRVLAMTLHSPQVHGFFKIPVDHLHALRELADHFRAYDLSNAVVVSPDLGNAKEAAAFARMLGIEVAAGAKQRYADDKVVISSVIGEVADRDVIVLDDEIAKGSTVFELLARLRERNVRSVRVACTHGLFAADAVQRLSAEKEIEEIVCTNTVPIPPANRTDKLTILSVAPALAEAMRRIHNGESVSALFG, encoded by the coding sequence GTGCGCGACATCGCCGTCTTCACCGGATCCGCTCATCCTGAACTGGCCGCCGAGATCTGCGAGCACCTCGCCGTGCCGCTCATGCCGACCCGGATCTCCCGGTTCGCCAACGACTGCATCGAGGTACAGCTGCAGGGCAACTGCCGGGAACGGGACGTGTTCCTGATCCAGCCGCTCTCCCCGCCGACCCAGGAGCATCTCGCCGAGCTGCTCTTCATGATCGACGCAGCCCGTGGCGCGTCGGCCGGCCGGATCACCGTGGTCCTGCCCCATTACGCGTACGCCCGCAGCGACAAGAAGGACGAGCCGCGCATCTCGATAGGCGGCCGTCTCGTGGCCGACCTCCTCACCACCGCCGGCGCCGACCGGGTGCTGGCCATGACCCTGCATTCGCCGCAGGTGCACGGCTTCTTCAAGATCCCGGTCGACCACCTGCACGCGCTGCGCGAGCTGGCCGATCACTTCCGGGCGTACGACCTCAGCAACGCGGTGGTGGTGTCCCCCGACCTCGGCAACGCCAAGGAGGCCGCGGCGTTCGCCCGGATGCTCGGCATCGAGGTGGCGGCGGGCGCGAAGCAGCGGTACGCCGACGACAAAGTGGTGATCAGCTCGGTGATCGGTGAGGTCGCCGACCGTGATGTCATCGTCCTGGACGACGAGATCGCCAAGGGCAGCACGGTCTTCGAGTTGCTGGCCCGGCTCCGCGAGCGCAACGTCCGGAGCGTACGGGTGGCCTGCACGCACGGGCTCTTCGCCGCCGACGCGGTGCAGCGGCTCTCCGCGGAGAAGGAGATCGAGGAGATCGTCTGCACCAACACGGTGCCGATCCCGCCGGCGAACCGTACCGACAAGCTG
- a CDS encoding ABC transporter ATP-binding protein — protein MNGLAVACRRVVHIYRAEAGDVVALAGVDLSIAPGETLALVGPSGSGKSTLIALLAGLMRPSAGRINVGTYDMGKLSDGEISRLRGTEIGVVLQGAARNLLPYASLHRNIWLAQRRAAHTRGIQLDDPDRILDLVGLPGQGRRRLADLTPGGRQRAALAVGIAAGPGLLLVDEPTSRLDTAGRDEVLDALETVNTERHTTIVVVTHDNEVGARLGRAVTIRDGRVGAEGRDGQDFAVVAGDGTVQLPPDVLGSYPPGTLFTVQNVDGEVTLIPGS, from the coding sequence ATGAACGGACTGGCCGTGGCCTGCCGCCGGGTGGTGCACATCTACCGCGCCGAAGCCGGTGACGTCGTGGCCCTGGCCGGCGTGGATCTCTCGATCGCTCCCGGTGAGACACTCGCCCTGGTCGGGCCGTCCGGCTCCGGCAAGTCGACGCTGATCGCACTGCTCGCCGGATTGATGCGCCCCTCCGCCGGCCGGATCAACGTCGGCACCTACGATATGGGCAAACTCTCCGACGGCGAGATCTCCCGGCTGCGCGGCACCGAGATCGGCGTGGTGCTGCAGGGTGCGGCACGGAACCTTCTGCCGTACGCGTCGCTGCACCGCAACATCTGGCTGGCTCAGAGACGGGCCGCCCACACCCGGGGGATCCAGCTCGACGACCCCGATCGCATCCTGGACCTGGTCGGACTCCCCGGTCAGGGCCGCCGCCGTCTCGCCGATCTGACACCGGGCGGCCGGCAGCGGGCGGCCCTCGCGGTCGGCATCGCGGCCGGTCCGGGCCTGCTCCTCGTCGACGAGCCGACCAGCCGCCTGGACACCGCCGGCCGGGACGAGGTGCTCGACGCCCTCGAGACGGTGAACACCGAACGGCACACCACGATCGTGGTGGTCACCCACGACAACGAGGTGGGCGCGCGGCTGGGCCGGGCCGTGACGATCCGGGACGGCCGGGTCGGCGCGGAGGGCCGGGACGGGCAGGACTTCGCGGTGGTGGCCGGCGACGGGACCGTGCAGCTGCCGCCGGACGTGCTCGGCTCCTACCCGCCCGGGACGCTCTTCACGGTCCAGAACGTCGACGGTGAAGTGACACTCATTCCCGGAAGCTGA
- a CDS encoding ABC transporter ATP-binding protein: MTTLAVEAADLGYGGAPVLTGVTVTAHPGELLAVTGTSGAGKTTLLSAMAGMLTPLSGSVTADGTPLGDRDRAVGRGVVLIPQENGLAAILTAAENISVAVIATGGTPADARRRTAESLEALGLSGQADQLIDELSGGQQQRTAIARGLALRGEVLLADEVTSELDAANRQKVIELLRAEAARGVAVVLATHDPETAAACDREVHLADGVLSFRE, from the coding sequence ATGACCACGTTGGCGGTCGAGGCGGCGGATCTCGGGTACGGCGGCGCCCCGGTGCTGACCGGAGTGACGGTGACGGCCCACCCCGGTGAGCTGCTCGCCGTCACCGGTACGTCCGGCGCCGGGAAGACCACCCTGCTCAGCGCGATGGCCGGGATGCTCACCCCGCTGTCCGGCTCGGTGACCGCCGACGGGACGCCGCTCGGCGACCGCGACCGGGCAGTCGGCCGGGGTGTCGTGCTGATCCCGCAGGAGAACGGCCTCGCCGCGATCCTCACCGCCGCCGAGAACATCTCGGTCGCGGTGATCGCCACCGGTGGCACCCCGGCCGACGCCCGGCGGCGCACCGCCGAGTCACTGGAGGCGCTCGGCCTCTCCGGCCAGGCCGACCAGCTCATCGACGAGCTCTCCGGCGGTCAGCAGCAGCGCACCGCGATCGCCCGGGGACTGGCGCTGCGCGGCGAGGTGCTGCTCGCCGACGAGGTGACCAGCGAGCTGGACGCGGCGAACCGGCAGAAGGTGATCGAGCTGCTGCGGGCCGAGGCGGCCCGGGGTGTGGCCGTCGTCCTGGCCACCCACGACCCGGAGACGGCGGCGGCCTGTGACCGTGAGGTGCACCTCGCCGACGGCGTCCTCAGCTTCCGGGAATGA
- a CDS encoding FtsX-like permease family protein → MITVILAMIWSRRGQAVTLAVLAMLAVASAVAAPAFLLAVERAVAQGQVATADVDELRLQLRAVNDAAAAAQTGETVDIGSAGAALDAMTGFSYVYSEEMPAVGIEPTTLYASRVVFRQGVCEHLVIVAGRCTAGEGDVLLGEASARRLELKPGDEIQLRAAKVKGDTKPATWVGDAEAKTYTVVGTYRVPDPSEIYWGTHGYFISGPFIGPGEPVFTTKTTLAAVQRTTSMEAIDGIADPGTLGIDRLDAVRADLAALESVTEAVPGLNLDTGIPRLFERIESGRAEARLLVPVLAVPLVLLACFSIYLTVGHGAEGRRDEIAVVALRGARWWTRWWLATGESLAAVLAGAVAGCVAGQLLVNAVAASVFPGAGATPTLASLRYAPAATLIALAAALLAQRGPLLSPVSALLQRTVRDRRTIPVIEAVVLVLALVAGVQLYLSDGSLDGLGMFAPALIMLALALLAARAVLPLVSRYAGRALHRGRLGAGLAGLQLSRRPGAGRLFALLAAAAAVAGYATCAVDTAAQGREMEARLGTGADRVLTVEPVPRRRLLDAVRAADPDGRFAMAVTELPSGGSSGVPGLAVDAERLAAVTSWTAQGPSPEAVAGSLLAEAPERPSFRGSEIVADVTLTEIAPDRRLRFAIAVSSQKGLGEALVEVGVLRNGRATYRQPLSLCEKGCWINGIGVSGLGKATETTGRVEITNLNGIRLEGDWWAAQNARVTLQDSMIINANVRAAPSGTAWIRPPATPRPLPLARAGAGPPGNVITSVGGDPIPITPVADLPVVPRAGRNAVLVDLDLADRLAVDGYAAQSPQVWLGRNAPADVLQRLGDQGLVVISDTGAAQVRDRLDRQGPALALTFHILAAVLATLLGAGALVLTIAVDRDRRAGDLSALRAQGLPARVAGRATLWTYPVLVGFAVVVGLLVGAAAWQLTGWALPLAGLTPPDLPMPDLPRLPVLLAVAGVVLLVNVVVAVAGGRDLKKRTEKGMA, encoded by the coding sequence ATGATCACCGTGATCCTGGCGATGATCTGGTCGCGGCGCGGCCAGGCCGTCACCCTCGCCGTGCTGGCGATGCTCGCCGTCGCGTCGGCGGTCGCCGCCCCGGCGTTCCTGCTGGCCGTGGAACGTGCCGTAGCGCAGGGGCAGGTCGCGACCGCCGACGTCGACGAGCTGCGGCTGCAGCTGCGGGCCGTGAACGACGCCGCGGCCGCCGCGCAGACCGGGGAGACCGTCGACATCGGCTCGGCCGGGGCCGCGCTGGACGCCATGACCGGTTTCTCCTACGTCTACTCCGAGGAGATGCCGGCGGTCGGGATCGAGCCGACCACCCTCTACGCCTCCCGGGTGGTGTTCCGCCAGGGCGTCTGCGAGCACCTGGTGATCGTCGCCGGGCGGTGCACCGCCGGCGAGGGCGACGTGCTGCTCGGCGAGGCCAGCGCCCGGCGGCTGGAGCTGAAACCGGGCGACGAGATCCAGTTGCGGGCCGCGAAGGTCAAGGGCGACACCAAGCCGGCCACCTGGGTCGGTGACGCCGAGGCGAAGACCTACACGGTCGTCGGCACCTACCGGGTGCCCGACCCGTCGGAGATCTACTGGGGAACGCACGGCTACTTCATCAGCGGGCCGTTCATCGGGCCCGGCGAGCCGGTGTTCACCACCAAGACCACGCTCGCCGCCGTCCAGCGGACCACGTCGATGGAGGCGATCGACGGCATCGCCGATCCCGGGACGCTCGGCATCGACCGGCTGGACGCGGTCCGGGCCGACCTGGCCGCGCTGGAGAGCGTCACGGAGGCGGTGCCCGGCCTCAACCTGGACACCGGCATCCCGCGACTGTTCGAGAGGATCGAGAGCGGGCGGGCGGAGGCGCGGCTCCTCGTACCGGTGCTGGCCGTCCCTCTCGTGCTGCTGGCCTGCTTCAGCATCTATCTGACCGTGGGGCACGGCGCCGAGGGCCGGCGCGACGAGATAGCCGTGGTCGCGCTGCGCGGCGCCCGCTGGTGGACCCGCTGGTGGCTGGCGACCGGGGAGAGCCTCGCCGCGGTGCTGGCCGGCGCCGTGGCCGGGTGCGTCGCCGGGCAGCTGCTGGTGAACGCGGTGGCGGCGAGCGTCTTCCCCGGCGCCGGAGCCACGCCCACCCTCGCCTCGCTGCGCTATGCCCCGGCGGCCACCCTGATCGCCCTGGCCGCCGCCCTGCTGGCCCAGCGCGGGCCGCTGCTGAGCCCGGTCTCGGCGCTTCTCCAGCGGACCGTCCGCGACCGGCGCACGATCCCGGTGATCGAGGCGGTCGTGCTGGTCCTGGCCCTGGTCGCGGGCGTGCAGCTGTACCTCTCCGACGGCTCGCTCGACGGCCTCGGCATGTTCGCCCCGGCCCTGATCATGCTGGCGCTGGCCCTGCTCGCCGCGCGGGCCGTGCTGCCGCTGGTAAGCCGGTACGCCGGCCGCGCCCTGCACCGCGGCCGGCTCGGCGCCGGCCTGGCCGGTCTCCAGCTGTCCCGCCGTCCCGGCGCGGGCCGGCTCTTCGCGCTGCTCGCGGCGGCCGCGGCGGTCGCCGGGTACGCGACCTGCGCCGTGGACACGGCCGCTCAGGGCCGGGAGATGGAGGCCCGGCTCGGCACCGGCGCCGACCGGGTGCTGACGGTCGAGCCCGTCCCCCGGCGCCGCCTGCTCGACGCGGTCCGCGCGGCCGACCCGGACGGGCGGTTCGCGATGGCCGTGACGGAGCTGCCGAGCGGCGGGAGTTCCGGCGTACCGGGACTGGCCGTTGATGCCGAACGTCTGGCAGCGGTGACGTCGTGGACCGCGCAGGGGCCGTCCCCCGAGGCGGTGGCCGGGAGTCTGCTGGCCGAGGCGCCCGAGCGGCCCTCCTTCCGTGGCTCGGAGATCGTCGCCGATGTGACGCTCACGGAGATCGCCCCGGATCGGCGGCTGAGGTTCGCCATCGCGGTGTCCTCGCAGAAGGGGCTCGGCGAGGCGCTGGTCGAGGTCGGGGTGCTGCGTAACGGGCGGGCGACCTACCGGCAGCCGCTGTCGCTCTGCGAGAAGGGCTGCTGGATCAACGGCATCGGGGTGTCCGGTCTCGGCAAGGCGACCGAGACGACCGGCCGGGTGGAGATCACGAACCTCAACGGGATCCGGCTGGAGGGTGACTGGTGGGCCGCGCAGAACGCCCGCGTCACCCTGCAGGACTCCATGATCATCAACGCGAACGTCAGGGCCGCGCCCTCCGGGACCGCCTGGATCCGCCCGCCGGCCACCCCGAGGCCGCTGCCACTCGCCCGGGCCGGCGCCGGACCGCCGGGCAACGTGATCACCAGCGTCGGTGGCGACCCGATCCCGATCACCCCGGTCGCCGATCTGCCGGTCGTCCCCCGGGCCGGGCGGAACGCCGTACTGGTGGATCTGGATCTCGCCGACCGCCTGGCGGTGGATGGCTACGCCGCCCAGTCCCCGCAGGTGTGGCTCGGCCGGAACGCCCCCGCCGACGTGCTGCAGCGCCTCGGTGACCAGGGGCTCGTGGTGATCAGCGACACCGGCGCGGCACAGGTCCGGGACCGGCTGGACCGGCAGGGCCCGGCGCTCGCGCTCACCTTCCACATCCTGGCCGCGGTGCTCGCCACGCTGCTCGGGGCGGGCGCGCTGGTGCTGACCATCGCGGTGGACCGGGACCGGCGGGCCGGTGATCTCTCGGCGCTGCGGGCTCAGGGCCTGCCGGCGCGGGTGGCCGGCCGGGCGACGCTCTGGACCTATCCGGTGCTGGTCGGGTTCGCCGTGGTGGTGGGCCTGCTGGTCGGGGCGGCGGCGTGGCAGCTGACCGGCTGGGCGCTGCCGCTGGCCGGGCTCACCCCGCCGGACCTGCCGATGCCGGACCTGCCGCGGCTGCCGGTGCTGCTGGCGGTCGCCGGCGTGGTTCTGCTGGTCAACGTGGTGGTGGCGGTGGCCGGCGGCAGGGACTTGAAGAAGCGAACCGAGAAGGGGATGGCATGA
- a CDS encoding FtsX-like permease family protein, whose amino-acid sequence MFMLVLGAVRARTAQVLTILLLAALATAVAVAGPWYAFAAAGRAAAADLGAARAVEKMVSVRAGADTQGLAEEAFTRFAGDVRSRLPAEFGEPVVGVTVPLSVREGAATTAMATAYREGFCANVRLDGPCPARKGEAAISQEAAQRLGVKAGDRISLTSSVTNRPLVLRVVSLYALTGITSAYWAGEMFRTQTGIDPAFTVLETFQERPLWNTSMVYDVELPAGLLRGDGGYDLAGVLTTLDTQLTASRFRMQTSVRPLLETIARDRATILSGVRSASVQTLILTWFAVGLAGWYTLRDRRADTALLKLRGVSRFRMLRLAWGQHLVPLLIGAAAGMPAGYLLARLLAGSVRIAPDRETALAQSAVAVAAVVLGSLVVLATVEAVTLGRPVAALLQRALPGRGDWRSALADVLLLVIAGAAIYQARSGAGDSGLAAVAPALVALALGLLVARLLRRIAGQAGAAALKAGRLRAGMAGLQFARAPGADRVFALVVVAVALFVTAGGGWQADRVARAERSAAELGATRVLTVDAPNRTVLLQAVRRADPGGREAMPVVRNRNDDDLEILEVDTARLAAVARWRPEYGPVALLRPAGEAQVVTKDRLTAGVRREGRVPLLLTLVLQHEGTGARVAARFGTLEAGEQQVSANTPECAAAPGCRLVRWEITQPPERTGRLKPPPTGSAVTVRSLTQVDAAVLGDVARWRPGTDGANLNIATGGGALRMSADENTTGLKLIGTAVYSADTAMPVPIVLAGPAPDPWRYDDRMLKSYGPAVPVRYAGIVSGLPAVGQDGVLADLDSLRRIAAETDAGGEFQVWLATGARPGLIADLTRSDLAGAGLTVIGDQTVTSRTEWLGAQGPAAVARFALLNALAVLLLAAATIAVAATVDNRSLGAQLRGLRAQGLSVRIAVSTSYAGTAALLVAGLVAGALAALLAVPLAGDAAPPFADGWQVLPPPDPLTPAALALATVAALLVLGLPAFFAVFPLANSLRRSGSTRTQRRGADESGVSDTSGRGDMPGGENGRGR is encoded by the coding sequence ATGTTCATGCTCGTCCTCGGCGCGGTCCGGGCCCGCACCGCGCAGGTGCTGACGATCCTGCTGCTCGCCGCCCTGGCGACGGCGGTGGCCGTGGCCGGCCCGTGGTACGCGTTCGCCGCCGCCGGCCGGGCCGCCGCCGCCGACCTGGGCGCGGCGCGGGCCGTCGAGAAGATGGTCTCGGTGCGGGCCGGCGCCGACACCCAGGGGCTGGCCGAGGAGGCCTTCACCCGCTTCGCCGGCGACGTGCGGAGCAGACTGCCGGCCGAGTTCGGCGAGCCGGTCGTCGGGGTCACGGTCCCGCTGAGCGTGCGGGAGGGCGCGGCCACCACGGCCATGGCCACCGCGTACCGGGAAGGCTTCTGCGCGAACGTGCGCCTCGACGGCCCGTGCCCCGCCCGCAAGGGTGAGGCGGCGATCAGCCAGGAGGCGGCGCAGCGGCTCGGCGTGAAGGCCGGCGACCGGATCTCGCTGACCAGCTCGGTCACCAACCGGCCGCTCGTGCTGCGGGTGGTCTCGCTCTACGCCCTGACCGGCATCACCAGCGCGTACTGGGCCGGCGAGATGTTCCGTACCCAGACCGGCATCGATCCCGCGTTCACCGTCCTGGAGACGTTCCAGGAGCGGCCGCTGTGGAACACCTCGATGGTGTACGACGTGGAGCTGCCCGCCGGACTGCTCCGCGGCGACGGCGGCTACGACCTGGCCGGGGTGCTCACCACCCTCGACACCCAGCTCACCGCCTCCCGGTTCCGGATGCAGACGAGCGTCCGGCCGCTGCTCGAGACGATCGCCCGGGACCGGGCCACGATCCTGAGCGGCGTCCGGTCGGCGAGCGTGCAGACCCTGATCCTCACCTGGTTCGCCGTCGGCCTGGCCGGCTGGTACACGCTGCGGGACCGCCGGGCCGACACCGCGCTGCTCAAGCTGCGCGGCGTCAGCCGGTTCCGGATGCTGCGGCTGGCCTGGGGGCAGCATCTCGTGCCGCTGCTGATCGGCGCCGCGGCCGGCATGCCGGCCGGCTACCTGCTGGCCCGGTTGCTGGCCGGATCGGTACGGATCGCGCCGGACCGGGAGACCGCGCTGGCCCAGAGCGCCGTGGCGGTCGCCGCGGTGGTGCTCGGCAGCCTCGTCGTGCTCGCCACCGTCGAGGCCGTGACGCTCGGCCGGCCGGTCGCGGCGCTGCTGCAGCGGGCCCTGCCCGGCCGGGGTGACTGGCGGTCCGCCCTCGCCGACGTGCTGCTCCTGGTGATCGCCGGCGCCGCGATCTACCAGGCCCGCAGCGGTGCCGGTGACAGTGGTCTCGCGGCGGTCGCGCCGGCGCTCGTCGCGCTCGCGCTCGGCCTGCTGGTCGCCCGCCTGCTGCGCCGGATCGCCGGGCAGGCCGGGGCTGCCGCGCTCAAGGCCGGCCGGCTGCGGGCCGGCATGGCCGGTCTCCAGTTCGCCCGCGCGCCCGGCGCCGACCGGGTGTTCGCCCTGGTCGTGGTCGCGGTGGCGCTCTTCGTGACGGCGGGCGGGGGGTGGCAGGCGGACCGGGTGGCCCGCGCCGAGCGCAGCGCCGCGGAACTGGGCGCGACCCGGGTGCTCACCGTGGACGCGCCGAACCGGACCGTGCTGCTGCAGGCGGTCCGCCGCGCCGATCCGGGCGGCCGGGAGGCGATGCCAGTGGTCCGCAACCGCAACGACGACGACCTGGAGATCCTCGAAGTGGACACCGCCCGGCTCGCCGCGGTGGCCCGCTGGCGCCCGGAGTACGGCCCGGTCGCGCTGCTGCGGCCGGCCGGCGAGGCCCAGGTGGTCACGAAGGACCGGCTGACCGCCGGCGTCCGCCGGGAGGGCCGGGTGCCGCTGCTGCTCACCCTGGTGCTGCAGCACGAGGGCACCGGCGCCCGGGTGGCCGCCCGGTTCGGCACGCTGGAAGCGGGGGAGCAGCAGGTCAGCGCGAACACCCCGGAGTGTGCGGCGGCGCCCGGCTGCCGGTTGGTCCGCTGGGAGATCACCCAGCCGCCGGAGCGCACCGGCCGGCTCAAGCCGCCACCGACCGGCTCGGCGGTGACCGTGCGGAGCCTGACCCAGGTGGACGCGGCGGTCCTCGGCGACGTGGCCCGCTGGCGTCCCGGCACCGACGGGGCGAACCTCAACATCGCGACCGGCGGCGGCGCGCTGCGGATGTCCGCCGACGAGAACACCACCGGCCTGAAGCTGATCGGCACCGCCGTCTACTCGGCCGACACCGCGATGCCGGTGCCGATCGTGCTGGCCGGACCGGCGCCGGACCCGTGGCGCTACGACGACCGGATGCTCAAGTCCTACGGGCCCGCGGTGCCGGTGCGGTACGCCGGGATCGTCTCCGGCCTGCCGGCCGTCGGACAGGACGGTGTCCTCGCCGACCTGGACTCGCTGCGCCGGATCGCCGCCGAGACCGACGCGGGCGGCGAGTTCCAGGTGTGGCTCGCCACCGGCGCCCGGCCGGGCCTGATCGCGGACCTGACCCGGTCCGATCTCGCCGGGGCCGGTCTCACCGTGATCGGTGACCAGACGGTGACCAGCCGCACCGAGTGGCTCGGCGCGCAGGGCCCGGCAGCCGTGGCCCGGTTCGCGCTGCTCAACGCGCTGGCCGTGCTGCTGCTCGCGGCCGCGACGATCGCGGTGGCGGCCACCGTGGACAACCGGTCGCTGGGTGCGCAGCTGCGCGGCCTGCGAGCACAGGGCCTGTCGGTGCGGATCGCCGTCTCGACCAGCTACGCCGGTACGGCCGCCCTGCTCGTGGCGGGTCTCGTCGCCGGTGCCCTGGCCGCGCTGCTGGCCGTCCCGCTGGCCGGTGACGCGGCGCCGCCGTTCGCCGACGGCTGGCAGGTGCTGCCACCGCCGGATCCGCTGACCCCGGCCGCGCTCGCCCTCGCCACGGTCGCCGCTCTGCTGGTGCTCGGCCTGCCCGCCTTCTTCGCGGTCTTCCCCCTGGCGAACAGCCTGCGCCGATCCGGAAGCACCCGCACCCAGCGGCGCGGCGCCGACGAGTCCGGTGTCAGCGACACGTCGGGCAGAGGCGACATGCCGGGCGGCGAGAACGGGCGTGGCCGATGA
- a CDS encoding magnesium transporter CorA family protein encodes MSETPTRTRLYAHGHVVADDFPAAETVARLRDDPDAVAWIDLLNPGPAELQAVADEFHLHPLAVEDALHEHERPKLDRYDRHLFMNVYAVRFAHDGTTVRAQKVEISAFITDRALITVHKTPGDLDVLVGRWDAEPALAAAGGLDFLVYGLLDTVVDSQQSAARELDEAMDAAEDSLLEEGGAPRPVRLYAFALRKALSALRRAVGPMADVVRRAREAGIGQASDKLHPYYRDVEDHAQQTAELIEHSLTRINELLDADLAEQSNVLNEVTRKLAAWAAIIAVPTALTGYFGQNVPYPGYEQWWGFLISTVFIVVSAAGLWLFLRKRGWL; translated from the coding sequence GTGAGCGAAACCCCCACCCGAACCCGGCTCTATGCGCATGGTCACGTCGTCGCGGACGACTTCCCGGCCGCCGAGACCGTGGCCCGGCTCCGCGACGACCCGGACGCGGTCGCCTGGATCGATCTGCTCAACCCGGGGCCGGCCGAACTCCAGGCCGTCGCCGACGAATTCCACCTGCACCCGCTCGCCGTCGAGGACGCGCTGCACGAACATGAGCGCCCGAAGCTGGACCGGTACGACAGGCACCTGTTCATGAACGTCTACGCGGTGCGGTTCGCCCACGACGGCACCACCGTCCGCGCGCAGAAGGTCGAGATCAGCGCGTTCATCACCGACCGGGCGCTGATCACCGTGCACAAGACGCCCGGCGACCTGGACGTGCTGGTCGGCCGCTGGGACGCCGAACCCGCGCTGGCCGCGGCCGGCGGGCTGGACTTCCTGGTCTACGGCCTGCTCGACACCGTGGTGGACAGCCAGCAGTCGGCCGCCCGGGAGCTCGACGAGGCGATGGACGCGGCCGAGGATTCGCTGCTCGAGGAGGGCGGCGCCCCGCGTCCGGTCCGGCTCTACGCCTTCGCGCTGCGCAAGGCGCTCTCCGCGCTGCGCCGGGCGGTCGGCCCGATGGCCGACGTGGTGCGGCGGGCGAGGGAGGCCGGCATCGGGCAGGCGAGCGACAAGCTGCACCCGTACTACCGGGACGTCGAGGACCATGCGCAGCAGACCGCCGAGCTGATCGAGCACTCGCTGACCCGGATCAACGAGCTGCTCGACGCCGACCTGGCCGAGCAGAGCAACGTGCTGAACGAGGTCACCCGCAAGCTCGCCGCCTGGGCCGCGATCATCGCGGTGCCGACGGCGCTGACCGGCTACTTCGGGCAGAACGTGCCGTACCCCGGATACGAGCAGTGGTGGGGCTTCCTGATCAGCACCGTGTTCATCGTGGTCTCCGCCGCCGGTCTCTGGCTCTTCCTGAGAAAACGTGGGTGGCTCTAG
- a CDS encoding nicotinamide mononucleotide transporter family protein: MAWIDDLLSTFYHAKWQVTADQAIYWREIVGNAFGLGSALFGLRRNAWAWPVGIVGNLLLFTVFLGQAVGNDQGTPLYGQAARQVFFLATSVYGWWAWQRNRRRDHGAAVRPHWAGHRQRMIFIPLALAAVAVCFLVFREIGAGFPVPWWYYLADSWIFVGSMLATYAMARGWVEFWLCWIAVDLVGVPELIHFGYYPSAILYGVYAVFVIWGFFVWLRISRASVEPQPAAVQPAAA; the protein is encoded by the coding sequence GTGGCCTGGATCGATGACCTCCTGAGCACCTTTTACCACGCCAAGTGGCAGGTGACCGCCGATCAGGCGATCTATTGGCGCGAGATCGTCGGCAACGCGTTCGGCCTCGGCTCGGCGCTCTTCGGGTTGCGCCGCAACGCGTGGGCCTGGCCGGTCGGCATCGTCGGCAACCTGCTGCTCTTCACCGTCTTCCTGGGCCAGGCGGTCGGCAACGATCAGGGCACCCCGCTCTACGGCCAGGCCGCCCGGCAGGTCTTCTTCCTCGCCACGAGCGTCTACGGCTGGTGGGCCTGGCAGCGCAACCGGCGGCGCGACCACGGCGCCGCGGTGCGCCCGCACTGGGCCGGCCACCGGCAACGAATGATCTTCATCCCGCTGGCGCTCGCCGCCGTGGCGGTCTGCTTCCTGGTGTTCCGGGAGATCGGCGCGGGCTTCCCGGTCCCGTGGTGGTACTACCTCGCCGACTCGTGGATCTTCGTGGGTTCGATGCTGGCGACGTACGCGATGGCCCGCGGCTGGGTCGAGTTCTGGCTCTGCTGGATCGCCGTCGACCTGGTCGGCGTCCCCGAGCTGATCCATTTCGGCTACTACCCGTCGGCGATCCTCTACGGCGTCTACGCGGTCTTCGTGATCTGGGGCTTCTTCGTCTGGCTGCGGATCTCCCGAGCCTCGGTGGAGCCGCAGCCGGCCGCCGTCCAGCCGGCTGCGGCATAG